In bacterium, one DNA window encodes the following:
- the dprA gene encoding DNA-processing protein DprA — MEYVFTLYSIQGIGFVYYKKLVSHFGTAGKVFEASFQDLKEIVPEKIAISIKSVNLELSLKTASAFIEKGIKCIDFTFKEYPEAFKIKEIFPPVIFYKGELPSSEERKIAIVGTRKPTNYGILTTQKLCKELTENKFHIVSGGARGIDTEAHKTALKEGGKTTAILGCGIDVVYPPENRPLYEKIARKGSLISEFFPGTKPYKENFPRRNRLIAGLADCVLVVEAGEKSGALITARWALELGKEVYAIPGPISSPASAGTNRLIKEGAKPITCVEDILEDFGIEKPQKVKKDFSESLTEQEKKVFEKISHEPKHFDELVSLTGLIVPDLLSILFQLEIKGLISELPGKFYTRSN, encoded by the coding sequence ATGGAGTACGTTTTCACACTATACTCAATTCAGGGAATAGGTTTTGTTTATTACAAGAAACTGGTTTCCCATTTCGGAACAGCGGGAAAAGTTTTTGAGGCGAGCTTCCAGGATCTGAAAGAAATTGTACCCGAAAAAATCGCAATCTCAATAAAAAGTGTAAATCTCGAACTTTCGCTAAAAACTGCCTCCGCTTTTATAGAAAAAGGTATAAAATGTATCGACTTCACCTTCAAAGAGTACCCTGAAGCATTTAAAATAAAAGAAATCTTCCCGCCCGTTATTTTTTATAAAGGGGAACTTCCATCTTCAGAGGAAAGGAAAATAGCAATAGTTGGCACTCGAAAGCCGACAAATTATGGAATTTTGACAACTCAGAAACTGTGTAAGGAGCTAACGGAAAACAAATTTCACATAGTATCCGGGGGAGCACGAGGGATTGATACCGAGGCTCACAAGACTGCCCTTAAAGAAGGAGGAAAAACGACAGCAATTTTAGGATGCGGAATTGATGTAGTATATCCACCTGAAAACCGCCCTTTATATGAAAAAATCGCTCGGAAGGGGTCTTTAATTTCAGAATTTTTCCCCGGAACAAAACCTTACAAAGAGAACTTTCCGAGAAGAAACAGGCTAATTGCAGGATTGGCAGATTGCGTTCTCGTTGTTGAGGCGGGAGAAAAGAGTGGTGCATTAATAACCGCCAGATGGGCTTTAGAGCTGGGAAAGGAAGTGTACGCCATCCCCGGGCCTATCAGCTCGCCCGCTTCCGCAGGCACAAACAGACTCATAAAAGAAGGCGCAAAACCGATAACTTGCGTAGAAGACATTTTAGAAGATTTCGGAATTGAGAAACCCCAAAAAGTAAAAAAGGATTTTTCGGAATCACTCACGGAACAGGAAAAAAAGGTCTTTGAGAAAATATCCCACGAACCAAAACATTTTGATGAATTAGTATCATTAACAGGTTTAATAGTCCCGGACCTCCTGTCCATTCTATTCCAGCTTGAAATCAAAGGGTTAATTTCAGAATTACCAGGGAAATTTTACACAAGAAGCAATTAA
- the cdaA gene encoding diadenylate cyclase CdaA, producing MKLYPLTIRDIADIALVTLIIYYILKLFKGTRTIYIITGLIAVVGLSAASTLFNLKGLMWLLSAFTRYGLLALIVIFQPEIRKGLAVIGTGTFIGERKKIGIAEIQELERALRQMVQRGIGGIIVIERNMRLDELISESGVKIYATLSAPLILSIFLPDSPLHDGAIIVRGNYIIGARTILPLSQVGIVEGSLGTRHRAALGVTEHFDCLAIVVSEERRSIRIVQKGVLSESLTFENLRKYMEELLIKQG from the coding sequence ATGAAACTTTACCCTCTTACCATCCGTGACATCGCTGACATTGCCCTCGTCACTCTTATAATTTACTACATACTGAAGCTCTTCAAAGGAACAAGAACTATCTACATCATCACAGGTCTCATTGCAGTTGTCGGATTATCTGCCGCCTCAACTCTATTCAACCTCAAAGGGTTAATGTGGTTACTTTCCGCCTTTACAAGGTATGGCCTGCTGGCATTGATCGTTATCTTCCAGCCAGAGATAAGAAAAGGTTTGGCAGTTATTGGTACAGGTACCTTCATCGGTGAGAGAAAAAAGATTGGGATCGCTGAAATTCAAGAACTGGAAAGGGCATTAAGACAAATGGTCCAAAGGGGAATTGGTGGTATAATAGTTATAGAGAGGAACATGAGACTGGATGAACTCATTTCTGAAAGCGGAGTGAAGATTTACGCAACTCTTTCAGCGCCTCTTATCCTATCAATCTTCCTGCCTGACAGTCCTTTGCACGACGGTGCAATTATAGTAAGGGGAAACTATATAATAGGCGCAAGGACCATTTTGCCTCTTTCTCAAGTGGGAATTGTTGAGGGAAGCTTAGGAACCAGGCATCGGGCAGCCCTCGGCGTGACGGAGCACTTTGACTGCCTTGCAATAGTCGTATCAGAGGAGAGAAGGTCTATAAGAATAGTCCAAAAGGGTGTTCTCTCCGAGAGCTTAACCTTTGAAAACCTCAGAAAATATATGGAAGAATTGTTGATTAAACAAGGATGA
- a CDS encoding PKD domain-containing protein: MKKLFMLVLLVSLACEIKKNSPPVPEIVEIPTSAHPKEIIAIKVRAIDPDGDYVSVRVDFGDGNISDYSEWVRSGSLVLFEKVYVAPGDYYVSVQAKDYEGNYSLWSSGKTIRIE; this comes from the coding sequence ATGAAAAAATTATTCATGTTGGTATTGCTGGTTTCTTTAGCCTGTGAAATTAAAAAGAATTCCCCTCCTGTCCCTGAAATCGTGGAAATTCCCACTTCTGCTCATCCCAAGGAAATAATTGCGATTAAGGTAAGGGCCATTGACCCTGATGGTGATTATGTTAGTGTAAGAGTTGACTTTGGTGATGGAAATATTTCCGATTATTCAGAGTGGGTAAGGTCCGGTTCCTTAGTGTTATTTGAAAAGGTGTATGTCGCTCCTGGTGATTATTACGTAAGTGTTCAGGCCAAGGATTATGAAGGCAATTACAGCTTGTGGTCTTCAGGAAAAACTATAAGAATAGAATAA
- a CDS encoding deaminase, producing the protein MLHDSTFIEILEIVRRQSSCVYYKTGALVVKENRIVSMGYNGSPSGFPQCDELQEVLEFAHENRDIVGKYLETGGVEAFAREYYNRFKYFHKYTEDFVKFFGSKLEESLKKICNGSAGKNDFYNLNFIHSRYEIHAEQNAIAFSLKAGTNITGATLYTTLLPCMECAKLIVASGIKRVVYIEDYEDKRFKESSKTFLEINGIKVDRLSRD; encoded by the coding sequence ATGTTGCACGATTCCACCTTCATCGAGATTCTTGAAATTGTTAGGAGGCAGAGTTCCTGTGTTTACTATAAAACAGGTGCCCTTGTTGTTAAAGAGAATCGAATAGTTTCAATGGGATATAACGGCTCACCTTCGGGCTTTCCTCAGTGTGATGAGCTCCAAGAGGTCCTTGAATTTGCACATGAAAATAGAGATATCGTAGGGAAGTATCTTGAGACGGGGGGAGTAGAAGCATTTGCTCGGGAGTACTACAATAGGTTTAAATATTTTCACAAATACACTGAAGATTTTGTCAAGTTTTTCGGAAGTAAATTAGAGGAATCATTGAAAAAAATATGCAATGGGAGTGCTGGTAAGAATGATTTTTACAATTTGAACTTTATACACTCAAGGTACGAAATTCACGCGGAGCAGAACGCTATCGCATTTTCTCTTAAAGCAGGAACTAATATCACAGGCGCTACTCTATATACAACCCTTTTGCCTTGCATGGAATGTGCGAAGCTAATCGTAGCATCGGGTATAAAGAGGGTTGTGTATATTGAGGATTATGAAGATAAAAGGTTCAAAGAATCTTCTAAGACTTTTCTTGAAATAAACGGAATTAAGGTTGATAGATTAAGCAGGGATTAA